Within the Marinobacter sp. SS13-12 genome, the region CCGGCCTGAATGATCCCTTCAAAGATATGGTTTCTATCGGGCTGCGTGCGCAGCGTGAAGCGGTCTTTGAGGGTGGGGTTGTTGGAAATGATCCTGGCGACGTTCTCAAGCGACTGGGTGTTAATGTCACTACCGACACACTGCCAGCCGTAAATCTGGCAGGCCAGTAGCGGGTAGATTCCATTTGCTCCCGTCCCTATGTCGAGCAGTTTGATAGGGTGCTGTTCAGGCCCGGGCCCGATTCCCAGCAAGTCCGCCATGGGCGTTCGGTTTCACATGGGGCGCTAGTGCCGGGTGGCTTTTGACGAGAGCCGGGAAGTCATAGCCCTGGTTGTGTAGATTCCTCGGGTGAAGGCCTTTGCGAACAGGCTCGGCGCGGTTTTTTTTACTACGATGGAGGCTGCTCACAGTCATAGGTCCGAGGCTTGGAGTTCCATTGTAGAATTTTAGAGGATTTCTTCAATCGGGTAGACATACTGCAGGTACAGATAGAAGAACAGCAGCGAGATCACCAGGATGACCACGCCCATTACCGGTGAGCTGACCTTGATGCCGGAGGTCGACGCTTCCAAGGTGGAGACGCCCCGATCCCCCTCGTTGCCAGTCTTTTTCAGGTCCGCCCGGAACTGCAGCCACGAAAAATAGATGCCGGCTCCAACCAGGGCGATGACAACCACAAAGATGATACGCGATGACAACAATTGCCACTCGAATACGCCCTGACGGTGGTCGTATCCTTCCGCGCGATAGTCGTAGTAGGCCTTGAGGGCGGCCTGCATGGCGGCTAGTCCTTCGGCATCCATTAACGTGTCAGAGATGATCGCCGGGGCCTGCAGCGGTTGGGAGCGGTTCTGATTGTCTTCCGCTTCGAGGGCGGCTTCCATGGCATCGATCCTTGACGTATCCGCGGGTTCGGGGCTGTTTTCACTGTCCTCGCCCAAGGCCATTGAAATGGGCCCCAACAACAAGCCGCTCACGATTAATGCATGCCAGAGTCGCATCATTCATCACCCTCCAGGGCGGTCAGGAACTGGATACTGCGCAGGCGCCAGTTGATGCGTTCGTAATAGCCTTTGTCGGCTTCGGTTTGCTGGTAGGCCTCGAGTTCGGCGTCGGTCAGGATGTTGCCGAGGATGGCCAGCAGGTTGTTGGAGAGGACGCTGCCCCAGTCGCTCAATGCCTCGGGCAGCTCCGGCAGATCGGCGGCCTGAACCTGGAGGGCTATGGGTGACATTACGGTGCCATCCGGATTGACGTATTCAACCAGGCCGTCTGGCCTCAGGCGCCGTTGTGAGCCGTCCGGCCATGACAGGACAATAGACCCGTCTTCAAGAATGGTTCGTGTAGCGTCGGATGTTTCGACCGGCGTCTCCGGGGTGACGGGAGGCGGACCGAGGTCGACCTGCTCGGGTTCGATGACGCGCAGCTCCCGGTCCCGATGCTCGGGCAGGAGCATCTGGAATTTCGGCACGGCTCGAATCAGCATGGCAGTCGGGTTAATCGAAAGGTTTTGGCAGCGAGTATTGTTGTCTTCGTTGGCCTCCCTGATTTTATGTCCCGGGTCTATACGGGCGCAGAGCTGGTAACGGCCGGGTGGAATGTCTGTTGGCAGTATTGCGGAGGTGCGATAGCGAGTGCGTTGCCGCGGGGGCAAATCATCGGTATTGCTGACGCGTCCACCCTTGAGCAGAACGCCATCGAAGTAGTGTTCATCGTAACGGGCATAGCCGGTGGGCATGGTTTCCCGGGTGATGAAAATGTCGATCATATAGCCATTGTCGGACGATCGGGTCCCCTGGGCCATGCGATCGCCGAGGTTGATAGCATTCAAGGAGAGGGAAGTGCCGATGTCTTCGCCGGCGCTTGCGTTATCCGGCGCTTCAAGCCCGATCACCAGATCCGCTTGTGCCCAGGTCAGTGCCGGCAGCAGGGACAGACCGAAAACCATCATGAGGTACACAAACCAGAGCGGCCGGCGCTGAATAACAGTTCGCGACGGGCATCGAATGCGTGTCATACGGCAACTCCTTCCATGGGTCCAAGGTGGGACTGCCACTCCACCAATCTTAGTAGTCAGCGGCGCCAATGGCCATAATGGCGTACCTTGAACCGTCGCATAGGCCCCTATGCCAATCGAAAAGAACCGAACGCTCACCTGCACGACCACGCGCACGAACCGACCCACCGGCTCCCGATTGTCTATACTCCATAGGGTCTTGTTAAAAAGGAGGAACTATCATGCGGTATTTTACGGTTGTGTTGTTCACGGTTTTCTTTGCGGGCAATGCCCTTGGTAGCCAGTGCCCGAGCCTGGTTAAACAGATCGATCATCAACTGCAGTCAGCGCAACTGGACATCAAGGCTGAGGCCAAGGTCAAAGAGCTCCGGGATCGGGGTGAATCGCTGCACAATCAGGGTAAACATTCCGAGGCTGAGATTGCGCTAAGAAAAGCGATTGATGAACTGGACGCTGCGTTGTAAGGGATAATCGGTAGCAAAACCACGCTGCCAGAAAGGTCGCGACGCCGGTGAAAGCTTCAGCGTCACCGTCACTCCGGAAAAGGCGGCGGCCCAAGCAGGTCCGCCAGTAATAGGCCTGGGGCATATTGAGAATAAGTCTGCCCCGGGTCCCCGTTAACACCAGCCCCTGGCGATGACGGCTTCTTCAATTCGCTTGAGTGCATTAATCCAGGCCCCCAGGCGAACCGATTTGAGCTGGTGACGTTCGGCGCACTCGGTGGCCTGTTGGTAACTGTGAACCAGCCGTTGTCGACGTTGGTCACTTATGGTTTCTGCACCCCAATAGTCGTCCGCAAGGCCTTGTGTCCGTTCCATCTGGCAAAGGTGAACGCTGCCAGCGTTCGCCAGGACGTCCGGTACGATGGTGACACCGCGATCCAGCAACAGTTCGTCCGCTTCCAGCGTCGTGGGGGCATTGGCGGCTTCAACGAGGATTCTTGCCTTCACCTTTTCTGCGACTTCTTTTGTGATCACTCCCTGCAGGGCTGCCGGTACCAGCACATCGCAGTCACAGGTAAACAGTTCTTCGTTGGTGATCGGCTGGGTGTTCGGGAAGTTTGCCAGGCTGCCTTCCTTCTCGCGGTGTTTCAGAAGCTCGTCAATGTCCAGGCCTTCTTCAGCGTAGACGCCACTGTCGATTTCGCGGATGGCAATGATCTTGCAGCCTGCTTTGTGAAAGGCCTGGGCAGCAACTGAGCCTACCTGTCCGAAGCCTTGAATCGCCACGCGCGCGCCCTCGAGCTTGAAACCGATCTGCTCCGCCGCTGCCTGAAAGACTTCGAAAACCCCGAGGCCTGTGGCCTCGTAACCGCCCAGAGTACCACCCAGAATCGGCGGCTTGTCGTTCACCGCCACTGGTGAGTGGCGGCCGGTAATCTGCTCGTACTCATCGAGCATCCAGGCCATGCTTTGCATGTCGGTGCCTACGTCGGCGCCGGGGACATCACAGTCCGGGCCGGAGGGCCTTAGATAGCGGATATAGGCTCTGCACAGCCGTTCGAATTCGTGCTTGCTGAGTTTGCCGGGGTCAGCGGCAATGCCACCCTTGCCACCACCAGCGGGAATTCGCCCTGCGGCATGCTTGATCGACATAACCAGGGCCAGCGCCTTGCACTCGTCAAGGTTGAGATCCGGGGAGATGCGGGTGCCGTCCCGGGTAGGACCGAGGGCGTCGGTATGACAGACCCGGTGGGCGTCGAATACACGACTGCTGCCATCGTCCATTTTTAGTGGGATGCGAAAGCTGGTGGCCCGACCGGGGGCGGACAGCAGTTCCACAACATCCGGATTGATCTTGCCGATCTCTGCGGCCTGGCGCATCAGGCGGGTGCTTTGTTCAAGGAAGTCTTCCATGGTGGTTTCTCCCCTGTGGTTCGGAATGAGTTTATTTGCGGTGCTTACCGAAAAGGTCGCGCAGCTCATTCTTTGCAGCCTCAAGGCGCTCTCTTTGCTCTGCGGTAAGTTGTTTGCCCGCCCGATTGATGTAAAACGTCAGCATCGACATAGCTGACCGGTAAGGATCCGACTTCCGGCGCTTGCTCTCTTCGGCAGATTTCTTCAGGGAACGGGCAATTTCCCGTGGATCGTCCAGCGCGAATACGCCGGACTCAAGGTTCAGCGCATCACTGGATTCCGTTACCTTCTGCGACCAGCGCTCAGATTTATCCAAAACCTACCTCCAGTCGTCTGGCAAGACGTACACTGTAACCATATCAAGTGAAGGGCGTTACGCAAGGGGAAGTACATTGAATCAGAAAGGCTCACTCACCTCATGGAACGACGCCAAGGGCTTCGGCTTTATTACGCCGGAAGGCGGTGGTGAACGGGTGTTTGCTCATATCAGCCGTTACGCGGGCCGGGACCGACCGGTGTCCGATCGCAAGGTGAGTTACAGCATCACGAAGGACGATCAGGGCCGGCTGAGGGCAGGGCGGTTCCAGTATGCCGGAGCGGCAAAGGTGGGCGCCAGCATTGCGCCGGGAGTCTGGGTGTCCGCGGCTGTTATGTTGGTGTTTTTCACCGTTCTGGCTGGCGGTCCTGGCCAATCTGGGCGCTCTGGGTTGGCTGCTTTTGGCTCCGGAGGCGAGCGCTTTGCGGCAGCAATTGGGCTTTGATTTGTCGAAGTCTTTGCAGCCGCTTGTCTGGTAGTCGGCTAAAAAGTCACCTTTCATGGTTTTATCCAATCAGGTGTCCTGTTTCTCCCTGATGGTTTGCTCTCAGCCTGTAATCGCAAAACTGAGCAGCCAGCGGTTACCACGCTCGATCTTTGATACCCGGTGCTGATAAAGATCCGGGCGAAACAGGTAGACCCGCCCGAACAGGTTGAAAATATTCTTCTCACAAGTGAATTCGCCACCGGCTGCGGGTTTGACCAGAACGCAGTTCAGTTTGTAGAGCCAGCCCTCTGAAACCATGTCCACATGGGGCACTACCTTATGGCCCTCGGGATATCGAACCAGGTATATGCTGAGCCGTCTGGAATGAAACAGGACCCGGGTTTTTACGTTTGTTGCCATTGGGTGTGCGTTCACTATCTAAGGGTGATGGGCCCAGTCTGCGCGGTCTGGTTGGGTGCGGTCAACGGTTCCACCTGCATGGCTTTCCGGGCCGGCTCCGGCGGGTGAGACATGTGTCAGCAGCCGATCAACGCCTGCTGACATAGCATCAGATATTTATTTTTAGAATTTGATACCAAGCGGAGACCAGTCAAATCTATCGTCTGAATGGTAATATTAAGCCGGCCATGCTCATGGGGCGTTACCTGGTCCATAGAAAATCTCAGTATTTTTATTCAAACATTGTTTTGCCCGGAGCCCGAAATGTTTAAGCCTGCTTGTTACAGTTGTCGGAAAACGTTTGAGCCATCTGCGCTGAGGGTTTCCTACTCAAAAAACTACTGTGAGGGCTGCGGTGTGGGGCTGTTTGGTGAGGATTACTTCAGTTTCGCCAGAAAGCCCGCTCCAACTACCCGGAAGAACCTGGCTGTCCATTTTGCCGTGCTTCTTTTCGCGGTTGCTGGCCTGGTGTTATGGTTCTATTGAAAACTGCGTTGCAAACTGGGGCTTTTCCGGTTTTTCCAGGTCAGCATACAGCGATAACCTCAACTACACTTCCTATGAATCTACAACGGTATAGGGAGGCTCGATATGGCTGTCCGACCGAACGTAGTTTTATTCGATGTCCTTGAGACATTGATTGATCTGGATCCGCTGGCGGCTCGGCTGGAAGAGGTTGGCCAGCCAGCGACCATCCTGCAGCCCTGGTTCCTGCGCTTTCAACGCGATGCCATGGCGCTGACCCTTGCCGGCGACCCGGCACCCTTCGAACCTCTTGCCAGGGAATCACTCCGCACGGAAACGAAACTCACGCTCAGTGAACGTGAGATTGAGTATGTGGTTGAAGGGTTCTCCACGCTGCCCACCTTCGACGATGCCGCGCCAGCTCTGAAGAAAATCTCTGAGGCGGGCGCGTCCGTTGGATGCCTTACCGTCAACAGTCCTGAAAAAACACGCCGTTTCCTCGAAGGTGCGGGGCTTGCCGGGTTTGTTGACCACGTCGTCACAGCGCAGGAGGCCGGTATCTGGAAACCTCATCCGGACATTTACCGCTTCGCAGCAAAACGTCTGGATACGCCGATTGAGCGCTTGGCTCTGGTGGCCGTGCATGCCTGGGACTGCCATGGAGCAAAACGGGCCGGCGCAATTGCGGGCTGGTGTTCGCGTCTTGAATACGAGCCTGGCGATGTCTTTCTGCCCGCCGACGTCACTGGCGATAGTCTTGTTGAGGTGGCAGACAAACTGATGGCACTGCACTGAAAGTTGGTCACTCCGGCAACCTTCGAAAACGGGGACCTGCTGCGTTTCAACGAGCAGGCCGCCACAGTGCCATGCCTTCTATTTTGCTCTAGCTCTTTACGCAGACAAACAGGGCGTTGCCGGATTGCCCGTCCCAGGGCTCTATCCTACCGTAGTCATGCTCGAATATATGCACCTCGAAATAAGGCTCCAGCAGCTGTGCAAGCTCCTCGAAGCCCAACGCCACCATTGGATGCTCGTCCTTCCAGGTCTCGCTGACATTTTGCGTGTTTTTTTTGATGCACAGCTTGAGTGACTGTTGCTCACCATGGCCGCAGTATTGCCAGCCCGAACTGAATGTGAAAACACCGTCCTGGTGCTCTGCGGTATGGGTTACAAGCAAATTGTTGTTGATCTTATTTTTGTCCACCGCATTGAAGCAGAACACACCATTGGCCTGCAGGGCATTGTGGACGCTGGTGATGCAGGATTTCAGGCGATCGATGTCATTGCTGTAGTGAATGGAATACAGAAAGCAGGTGATCAGGTCGAAAGACTGGTCAAAGGCAAAACTGCCAATGTCGCCCAGGGTGAACTCTGCTTCAGGGCAGCGCACTTTGGCTTTGTCCAGCATAGGCTGATTGATGTCCAGGCCCTGGCTTTGGTAGCCAAAGTCGAGGAAATGCCGAATGTGGGGGCCGGTTCCACAGGCCAGGTCCAGGTGACTGTGGCCGCCGTTTCCGAACAGCTGGTCAAGCCGGTGCACGCCACTGCTTTGTTCCGGGTAGTCGATGTCGGCACACATCAGATCGTAATAACCGGAGAGGTCGGTGTAGAGCTTGGTGGACGGTTGCATGACGGCTCACTGGGCAGGATAGGCGGCTGGCCGGCAGTATAGCAATCAGTTCGCCGGTGTTCACCATCGTTTCTGCCGCCACTGCTGGCTATAATGGCGGACTTTGAACCGTTGCAGAGAACCCTATGCCAATTGAAAAGAACCAGGTGGTCCTGTTTCACTACAGCGTCCGTGATGAACAGGGCAACGAAGTTGAAAACTCCCGTGGTGGCGAGCCGAACGCCTACCTGCACGGCCACGGCGGCATTATTAAAGGGCTGGAGGAAGCCCTGGAAGGTCGCGAAGCCGGCGATACGTTCAGCGCTACCGTCACTCCGGAAAAAGCCTATGGTCCGCGCAAGGCCGATGCCATCCAGCGCGTGCCGATCAAGCATTTGATGGGTGCCAAACGCTGGAAGCCGGGCATGATCGCCCAGGTGAAAACCGAGCAGGGCCCGCGCCATGTGGTCGTCGCCAAGGTCGGCCACAAGTTTGCCGATGTCGACACCAACCATCCGATGGCCGGTAAAACCCTGACCTTCGATATCGAAGTCATTGATGTACGCGCCGCTGACGCGGAAGAGTTAGCGCACGGCCACGCGCATGGGCCGGGCGGGCATCATTGAACGATTAAGCCCTGTAAAAATGAATGCGCCTTTCACGCTGCGGCCATACCAGCAGGAAGCGGTGGATGCCACGTTGAGGCATTTTCGCCAATCCGATGAGTCTGCCGTTATTGTATTGCCCACCGGCGCGGGTAAGAGTCTGGTCATCGCCGAGTTGGCCCGCCTTGCCCGCCGAAAGATTCTGGTGCTGACCCACGTAAAAGAGCTTGTGGAGCAGAATCACGCCAAATACCAGAGTTATGGGTTAACGGGCGGCATCTTCTCCGCCGGGCTGAAACGTAAGGAAAACCGGCATCAGGTGACCTTTGCCAGTGTGCAGTCCGTATCGGCGAACCTGGATCAGTTCAGGGATGAATACTCGCTGGTCATCATCGATGAGTGCCATCGGGTCAGCGGTGAGGAAACCAGTCAGTATCAACGAATCATCGAGCTGCTACGGCAACAGAACGAAGCCCTTAAAGTGCTCGGGCTGACCGCCACACCTTATCGCTTGGCCATGGGCTGGATTTATCGCTATCACTACCGGGGTTTTGTCCGGGGTGAACAGGATAAACCTTTTCAGCACTGCATTTATGAACTGCCGTTGAGCTATATGATCAATCGGGGGTACCTCACCCGGCCTGAGTTGGTGAACGCGGCGGTGACGCAATACGATTTCTCCGCGCTGCCTCAGGATCGCTTTGGTGAATACGCTGAGAAGGACGTCAACCAGCTGCTGAGCAAACATAAGCGTGTGACCCGTGCCATCATTGAGCAGGTGATGGAGCTGGCGGCTGAGCGCAAGGGGGTGATGGTCTTTGCGGCAACAGTGGAGCATGCCCGGGAGATCACCGGCTATCTGCCGGAACACCAGACCGCCCTGGTGACCGGCGCGACCGATCTGAAGGATCGGGATCTGCTGATTCAGCGCTTCAAACAGCGGCAGTTGAAGTATCTGGTGAACGTGTCCGTGCTCACCACGGGCTTTGATGCGCCCCATGTGGATTTTATCGCCATTCTTCGTCCTACCCAGTCGGTCAGTCTGTATCAGCAGATCGTGGGTCGCGGTCTTCGCCTGGACGACGGCAAACAGGACTGCCTGGTGATTGATTACGCGGGCAATCATGTGAACCTGCATCACCCGGAAGTCGGGGAGCCGAAACCCAACCCCGACACTGAGCCGGTGCAGGTATTCTGCCCTGGCTGCGGTTTTGCCAATATCTTCTGGGGCAAAACAGACAGTGATGGCCATGTTATCGAGCACTACGGGCGACGTTGTCAGGGGCTGCTGGAGCCCGCGGAAGGGGATGAATCTGCCAAGCAGAACGGGCGCCCGCAACAGTGCGATTATCGTTTTCGTTTCAAGGAGTGCCCACACTGCGGTGGCGAGAATGATGTTGCCGCCCGTAACTGCCACCAGTGTCGGAAGGCCATCGTCGATCCGGATGATCAACTGAGAGATGCGCTGAAACTCAAGGATGCCATGGTAATCCGCTGCGCCGGGATCACGCTAAGTGTTGGTGAGAGCAAACTGAGAATTACCTATCACGGCGAGGATGGGGAGGAACTCAGCGAGTCGTTTGATTTCGGCAAGCCGGGCCAGCGCAATGTCTTTAACAAGCTGTTTGGACGGCGCTTCGCCAATAGCCAGGCTCCGAAAGTGTTCAGCAGGACGAATGAGGTGCTTGAGATGCAGGGCTTATTGCCGGTGCCGGATTTTGTGATTGCTCGTAAGCAGAAGCATTATTGGCAGGTGCAGGAACGGATCTTTGATTATCAGGGGGGCTATCGCAAGGCGTGTAAATAGAGCCGTCCCGGTTTTTCCTCGGCGTTTTCTTTCTTCTATAGTGATATAGACCATGGATGCACCTCAATGCCGGTAGGACGCGAATGAAAAAATATGCGATAGGGTGGCTGGTCGTTGCTCTCGTGTTTTCCAGCCTGTGCGTGGCACAGACGGAAGACAAAGAGATGCGATGGTTTACCGTCGATTCGTTGAATACCGGGCTCGATGAGCCCCCCGAGGGGGTCAAGCGACAGACGCCACGCGAGTCGGTCCGTAGCTTTCTCCAACTCACCAAACAGCAGGACTTCGAGGCGGCGGCGCACCTTCTCAATCTTTCCGAGCTGAGTGCGGCGGAACAGCGCGAGAAGGGGAACGAGTTAGCCAGGCAACTTGCCGCCGTTCTCAGGCGTGGCGAGTGGATCGATACCTCTGATTTGTCCGGACGGCAGGATGCCGCCATTGTAGATCCGGCGGGCAAAAATCCCCGGGCGGGGCAACCACGACGCAGTCTCCAGCTCGCATCACTCCGTGCCGAAGATCAATCCTATGATATTCGTCTGGCACGATACCGGGTGGGCGAAGAGAATCCCGTCTGGTTGATCACGCCGGACAGTCTGACCTCCCTCCCCCTGCTTTATGAAGAATACGGCCCCTCCTGGCTGGAAGAACATGTGCCACAGCGTTTCAAATCAACGTTCGGCACACTCCAGATCTGGGAGTGGATCGCTATTCCAATTTTCCTCCTCGGCGTGGGCTCAGTGGGGTGGCTTGTTCATCGCTTGGTCGGCCTGGTGGCACGATGGCTGCCCTCCGGCTCACCCAGCATCTTCGCCGGCGAGATCAGGCTGCCCATGGCGCTAGTCGTTATGACGCTAGTGGGCCGAGTCCTACTCAATTACGTGGTATCCTTCTCGGCCGTGGCGACCACGTCTTTCCGCATACTGCTGATCACCATCCTGGCCTGGGGCATCGGTATGATCGCGCTGCGTTTCGTGGACGTCCTCCTGCTGAAGGTAAAGCGACATCTGGTGGGAGAGATCGATGACACCAAACACCGGGACGAACGCAAGTTATTGACATCGCTCTATGCGTTGCGTCGAGGAATCATCCTGATGACGGTTGTCGCCGTCACCGTCTACATACTGTCTCAGATCGCGCTTTTCGAGGCGCTGGGCATCACTCTCCTTGCCTCGGCCAGTATCCTGACGGTTCTGCTGGGTATTGCCGGTCAGGCGGTGCTGGGCAACATTCTCTCTTCATTTCAGGTGTCGCTCGCCAAGCCAATACGGATTGGTGATCTGATCGTCTTCGAGGATCAATGGTGCTATGTGGAAGGCATCTTTTATACGTTCATTCGATTGAGAACCTGGGATGAACGCCGTTTGGTTGTACCGGTTCAGTACTTCACTTCGAAGCCCTTCCAGAATCTGTCGGTCAAGAGTGCCAAAATGTACAGGATGATAGAGCTGGCGCTTCACCTGAATGCCGACATCGAGTGCCTGAGGGAGAAATTCAAGGAGTTCGCCGAGGCAGAAGAAAACGTCATCGAGCACCACAAGCTCTCGTGCTTTGTCACTGCGCAGACTGAGGCGGCCCAGAAGGTCTCTTTCTACCTCATGACCTCCGAGCCCTTTGCCGGCTGGGAGGCAGAGATGAATGTCCGTGAGAAGTTGCTGGGATTCATCCGCGACAACCACCCCGAATGGTGGCCGAGGGAGGTGGTGGTCGCCAGCCACCACGACATGGCTCTCGGGAAAAGGCCAGCTGCCAGCCCGGCGACCGTGGCCGGCGGCCCCGACGCAGGAGACTCAACGTGATGCTGAATCATTGCCGGCGCTGGCTTTTGTGATTGCCCGCAAGCAAAAGCGCTATTGTTGAACGAAGACCGTGTGGCTGGTGAAATCATCGAACTGCCGGTTTGATTAATTCGGCCCGCAGTCACTACTCCATCTCTTTATCGGGTAAAGCGCAGTGATTAAGAAGTTAGTGAAAGCCGTACATCCAGTCGTTGTTTTTTCGCTCTTTATGATCATTGCAAACTCGGGTTATGCAGAGATCTATAAATGGGTTGATGAAGACGGGAAAATTCATTTCGGCGACCGGAAAGACCACAGCGTTGAGCAGGAAGTGGTCAACGTGAAGCCAGGCGCGTCGAAATGGTCGCGTTTTGATATCAAGGTTAAAGCAGTAGATATAGAGCTGAGTGACGAGGAAAACCAGCAGATCGTTGACGGCGTGAACAACGTCTATGAGTTTTTTGATCGTGTGATGTCCTTTGACATGTACAGGACTGTGCCCGTCAACATCCTGATTTTTAAGGATAGGGCTGAATACCAGAAATACCTGATTCGCAATAACAGAGGCACGGCGGTTGCGTCGTACGGCCTGTATATACCCTCTGAGCATCAGATAGTGGTCTATGTGCGGGAAAACAGAAGCCTGACCTTTAAAACGATCAAGCACGAGGTGAGTCACGCGGTCGTCGATACCATCGTTCCCTATGCGCCTGCCTGGTTAAATGAGGGGCTTGCCGAGCAGATGGAGATGCTGGAGCGTGATGAAACGGGTTTGTATTTTGAGCGTCACCAGGAAAATCGGTGGGTTGTCGCTCAAGCCCGTGAACAGGGCCGTTTGACGGGCATCGACCAGTTTCTGAGACTATCCAGCAACAAATGGCGCCATTCAGAAATGTCGGGTCACGGGAGCTTGCGGGCTCAGTCCGGTCAGTTCCTTAGTTTCCTGCTCTCCAAACCGACCCGCCGTACCTTTGTGGTGCGGCTAATGCATAACTTTAACCGGGGTGATCGCACCCTGGCGTATTACCTGGTGGATGATAATTACATTGGTGGGGTAAGTATGTTGGGTTTGGACTGGAGGCGTTGGTTGCACGAACAGGGTAAAGGAGTCATCAGGCTTTAGCCTTCTTTAACCACTGGCACCAAAGCGTCACTCACCGGTCGATCATTGCGACCGCGCCGAATGTGGGGCACAGCCCATTCTCGATGAAAGAACACCCGCTCTCCATCTGCTCGGCGCCGGCGGCCGGACCGGAAGTATCCTTCATGATCAAAGAGCTTGGCGACTTCACACGATTCACCAAAGGGGAAGTTAACCTATGGAAATCGGGTGATCGATCAGACTGCCTTTCTGCGATTGCCTCCTGATCAGCATCTTGTGCAACTCCTCCACGGCGAGAAGGCTCATGGCGAACGCGAGCAACTGCAACCATTCCTCCATTGAAATCGGCTGAATCTGCAGGACATCGGAGAGGCCCGGGGTGTACATGGCACCAATGTGGGCCAGTTGCGCGAGGGGAACAGCCAGCATCAGGAAAGGGTTACTAAGCAGGGGCATGCTAAACAGGGAACGGAGCTCCGAGCGGCTGTTCAGCGCGTGGATGTTGCCGAAAAGCACCATCAGCATCAGCGTCAGGTTACGGGCTTCCTCAATACTTTGACCCTGTTCGAGCGTCCACTGGAAATTGAGGAATGCGACGAGACCCATCCATGATCCCACCACCAGGACATGCTGAATGATGTGTTTATCGAACACGGGCTCTTGAGGTGAGCGCGGCTTTACGGACAATTCGCCACCTTCCTTCGGTTCAAAGGCCAGGGCCACGTCCTGGAAGCCGTTTGCAACCAGGTTAAGCCAGAGTAACTGTACCGCGATCATGGGCATTGGCAGACCGGCCAGGACACAGAAGAAGAAGAGCAGGATCGCCGAGAAGCCGGTGGCAACCAGCAGCCCGATAACCTTGCGGATGTTGTTGTAAACCACGCGCCCCTGCTCGATGCCGGCGACAATGGAGGAAAAATTATCATCGGTAACG harbors:
- a CDS encoding DUF4124 domain-containing protein; its protein translation is MIKKLVKAVHPVVVFSLFMIIANSGYAEIYKWVDEDGKIHFGDRKDHSVEQEVVNVKPGASKWSRFDIKVKAVDIELSDEENQQIVDGVNNVYEFFDRVMSFDMYRTVPVNILIFKDRAEYQKYLIRNNRGTAVASYGLYIPSEHQIVVYVRENRSLTFKTIKHEVSHAVVDTIVPYAPAWLNEGLAEQMEMLERDETGLYFERHQENRWVVAQAREQGRLTGIDQFLRLSSNKWRHSEMSGHGSLRAQSGQFLSFLLSKPTRRTFVVRLMHNFNRGDRTLAYYLVDDNYIGGVSMLGLDWRRWLHEQGKGVIRL
- a CDS encoding mechanosensitive ion channel family protein encodes the protein MKKYAIGWLVVALVFSSLCVAQTEDKEMRWFTVDSLNTGLDEPPEGVKRQTPRESVRSFLQLTKQQDFEAAAHLLNLSELSAAEQREKGNELARQLAAVLRRGEWIDTSDLSGRQDAAIVDPAGKNPRAGQPRRSLQLASLRAEDQSYDIRLARYRVGEENPVWLITPDSLTSLPLLYEEYGPSWLEEHVPQRFKSTFGTLQIWEWIAIPIFLLGVGSVGWLVHRLVGLVARWLPSGSPSIFAGEIRLPMALVVMTLVGRVLLNYVVSFSAVATTSFRILLITILAWGIGMIALRFVDVLLLKVKRHLVGEIDDTKHRDERKLLTSLYALRRGIILMTVVAVTVYILSQIALFEALGITLLASASILTVLLGIAGQAVLGNILSSFQVSLAKPIRIGDLIVFEDQWCYVEGIFYTFIRLRTWDERRLVVPVQYFTSKPFQNLSVKSAKMYRMIELALHLNADIECLREKFKEFAEAEENVIEHHKLSCFVTAQTEAAQKVSFYLMTSEPFAGWEAEMNVREKLLGFIRDNHPEWWPREVVVASHHDMALGKRPAASPATVAGGPDAGDST